GAGCATTAAACAAAATGGAGCTAGGCAAAAACATATTGACCAATCCGTGTCCTTTAATCTATATGTCACGAATAATATCAGGGCTAAAGAATTACTAGAGTTACATGTGAGTGCATGGAAAAACGGTTTAAAAACGACTTACTATGTCAGGTCCACATCAAGTGAACTTGAAGATTGTGAAAGCTGCTCAAGTTAAAGAGAATACTAATAAGGGAGTTATTTGGGGAGGAATAGAGAATGACAAAATTAACAGAAAGAAAATTATATGATGTAACGGCACCTAATGCATCCACTGGGATTATTCTTGGTGAGAGTTCAAACGTATTAAATTGGGATGATGTCAGGTTTTCATGGGCGTATCCGCTATACAAAAATATGCTAGGTAACTTTTGGACACCTTTTGAAATTAATATGAGTTCAGATGTGAAGCAATTTTCCTCATTATCTGAAACAGAAGAAGATGCCTTTAAAAAAATCATGGGATTACTCGCTTTTCTCGACAGCATTCAAACGGATTATGCGATGCATGTATCTAAGTATTTGACAGACTCAAGTCTGAATGCCCTTATGACGGTACTTGCTTTCCAGGAAGTTGTTCATAACCAAAGTTACTCCTATGTGTTGTCAAGTCTCGTTAATAAAGATGAACAAGACCGTATTTTCGAATACTGGAAGCATGACCCTGTTTTAAGAGAAAGAAATGATTTTATTGCAGAGGGTTACGAAGCATTTGTACAAAATCCAACACCTAGAACACTTCTTGAATCAATTGTTTATGATGTGATTTTAGAAGGTCTGAATTTCTATTCTGGATTTAGCTTTTTCTACCATTTAGCACGAAACCAAAAAATGGTTTCTACATCGACGATGATTAACTATATCAATCGAGATGAACAGCTACATGTCTATTTGTTTGCTAACATTTTTAAAGAACTAAGAAACGAATTTCCTGAATTGCAAACACAAGAGGTGGATGAATTCGTACAGCGCACGTTTGTAAAAGCGGCTGAACTTGAAACGAAATGGGCGGAGTATATTATAGGCGATAAAATTCCAGATATACCATTCCAAGATTTAGCAGATTATATTAAATTTATGGCGAATAAACGGGTGAACGAATTGGGGATCGAACGTCCGTTTGAAGGTTACCGATCAAATCCGATGCGTTGGATTAAAGTATATGAAGATATCAACCAAGGAAAAACAGATTTCTTCGAACAAAAATCACGTCAGTATACGAAAGTTTCAGACGATAACGGATTTGACGACTTGTAATCTTTTTTGAGGGGGTATACCGATGAGGGAGTTAATCGAAACATTTGAGGGAATTGAGCAAGTAAGTAGTGAATCATTGAAGGAAAATGCGAATGTGGATGGTCATTCGCCTCTTGGCAAAATGAATACTTTTGCTTCAGAAGTATGTAAGTGGTATACGGATGAGTTTTTATTGTCCGAAAAAGTAAAGGAAGCTTTGGCAGATAATATATTGTATATCCATGATAAAGATTTTTATCCAACTGGAACAACAACTTGCAGCCAAATACCATTGGACAAGCTGTTGAAGAATGGCTTTTATACTGGACACGGCAGAATTCGGCCACCTAAGTCTATTCAAACAGCGTTAGCACTAGCGGCTATTATTCTTCAATCAAATCAAAATAATCAACATGGGGGGCAATCATTTCAAAAGTTTGATTATGACTTAGCCCCTTATGTTAGAAAATCATATGAATCTCATAAACTGCGTCTTACTGAGCTCTATAAAGAGTCATTTACGTCAGAGAAAGAACTGGAGCAAAGGGCATGGGAAGACACCCAGGAAGAGACATTCCAAGCGTGTGAGGCCTTTATCCATAATGCCAATAGTATGCATTCACGTGGTGGTGGTCAGGTACCATTTGTCTCAATAAATTACGGGACGGATACATCACGCGAAGGCCGTTTATTAATTCAAGAATTGTTAAAGGCAACGAAAAAAGGATTAGGCAATGGTGAAACACCCATTTTTCCAATTCAAATATTTAAAGTGAAAGATGGCGTTAATAGTCAAGAGGGTGATCCTAATTATGACTTATTTATTCAAGCGGTAACGACGACCAGTCGCCGTTTATTTCCGAATTTCAGTTTTCTTGATTCCCCATTTAACAGTCAATATGACGATGGGACACCTGAGAGTGAAGTGGCGTATATGGGGTGCCGAACACGGGTGATGGGAAATATTCATGGTGATGATACAACGGTTGGACGAGGTAATATTTCGTTCTCTTCCCTAAATTTAGTCCGTCTAGCTCTTATTTCTGAAGGGGATAGTGAGATATTTTGGCGTAAATTGACGCAATCTTTTCAAATAGCCATTACGCAACTGTTAGAGCGATATGAGTATCAGCGCAAGAAAAAAGCTGCTGAATTTCCATTTTTATTTTCTCAAGGTATTTGGACTGGGGGAGATACATTGCACCCAGATGAAGAGATTGAATCTGTTATAAAGCATGGGAGTCTAAGTGTTGGCTTTATTGGTCTTGCTGAAGCATTAGTCATTTTAACAGGTAAACACCATGGCGAATCAGAGGAATCGTGGGAGCTAGGAAAGCGCATTATTCAATCTATGCGTGACATGGCAGATGAGGCCACGCAAACATATAAAATGAACATCGGTGTGATTGCTACACCTGCAGAGGGCTTATCTGGTAAATTTGTTGGTGCAGATCGTGAAAAATTTGGCACAATTAAAGGAGTTACAGATAAAGACTTTTATACGAATTCATTCCATATCCCTGTCTACTATCCTATATCCATCTATGAAAAGATTCGCCGTGAGGCCCCATTCCATGACATGTGTAATGCTGGTCATATCACATACGTGGAAGTGGATGGAAATGCTAGCCAAAACACCGAGGCGCTCATTCAAATCATTAAACAAATGAAAAAAGAAGGGATTGGCTACGGGTCAATTAATCACCCAGTAGATCAATGTTTAACGTGTGGCTATCAAGGGGTTATGCATCATCAATGTCCTGCTTGCGGTGAAAATGATGAAAACAAGCTTCATAAAATTCGTCGAATCACAGGCTACCTCGTAGGTGATATGAAGCGATGGAATAAAGCTAAACGTCAAGAAGAAGCGAATAGAGTGAAACATGGGCGATGAAGATCCTTTCTCTTATGCACGATTCAATAGTGGATGGACCAGGATTAAGGACAGTCATCTTTTTTGCTGGCTGTCCGCATGCCTGCCCGGGCTGTCATAACCCTGAAAGCTGGTCACAAGCAAATGGACGTGGCTATTCTGTTGATGAGTTAATCACTATTATTGATGACTATCCCATGAACAATATAACGTTTTCTGGTGGCGAACCTATGATTCAAGCGAAAGACATTTTGCCCCTAGCAACATCTCTAAAACTAAGTGGCAAAACGATTTGGTGTTATACTGGCTACACGTATGAATGGCTTGTAGATTATGGAAGCCGTGAGCAACGTGACTTATTAAAACTTGTGGATGTACTCGTTGATGGGCCATTCATAGAACGATTAAAAGATTCGACACTTTTATTTAGAGGTAGCAGTAACCAGCGCCTTTTAACACTTGAAAATGGTGAAATAGGTAAAGTTAATCGTTACGCTTTCACCTAAAGGAGTTTGTTAGCGCCATAGGAAAAGAAGAACCTTCTTTTATGTAGTTCTAAATGCCTGCTACTAAATAAAAGCAATGTATAAGAATTAAAAAATAATTGAAAAAAATCGCCTCTTTTAATGTCTGTTCTAAACGACATTATAAAAGATCCGGCGATTTTTTTTGCTCTTTTCGTTAATATTTTAGGCTCTAAGAGAGCGCATGAGAATCGTTAAATTTCAACAAAAATAAGAAAGTTATTACTATAAAAACTGTTCTAATAGTACAAAAGTACTAGTCTTGATAACGTTTTAAAGGCTGTTAAAGTGGTAAATATTTATATTAATTGTATATTATTGACTATTAAAATAAATAGAGCTAGTATTCTAATAAAGATAAAAATCTCCTCTTATGTTAATTATTTCGCTCCTATTATTCACATCAATAACTCTGCTGGATGATGAATGACAAAATGTACAGTCATTTAACTATTAACATCAAACTTATCAACCTCGTGGTAGCCAACTAACCAAGTCTATTTAATAAGACCTCCTTTGTAGCATAAAAGATACTAGTAGAAGAATTCCCTAACTATATAGGAGAAATTATTGCCCATGAAATTCATCTTATAGGCAAATAACGCCATAGTATTTAAGCTAATAGTTAGGTTTTTAATAGCTTTGACGATAATTTTCTAGCAATCGAAGTAAGGCTGTTTTGTATAGTCATGTCCTATCCAGTCAATATATCTGTCTAAATGTTACTGTGAAGCTGAATAATTATGAAAACCTTTAAAGGAGGGAACTATGAAAACATTCCAGGATGTAAATTCTCTAAAATGTTTACAACAGCCTAGTCGTGACAACCCTTTTTTGCCAAGAGAATGGGTGCAAATGTATCATAAAATTGAAATCAGAAGAGAAAGTGATGGAGCTGCCATTATTGTACCTTGCACATCTGCTAATTTTTTTCTAATGGATTTAAACCCTGTTTGGTATGTTGATCAACTTGTTAAATCTGGCGGAAATACGTTATTTATTTTATATCTTGATACGACAAATTCCTGTACGGATAAATGCCCAATGTGTTTTACTGCATTAACTAGGGGGTTAGAAGGCTTTCAACAAAGTTTACAAGTTGATTTAGCTTTAAAACGTATAAAAGAGTTAAGAATAAGATATCCTTCTACATTTCGTATGGTAAGCCTCGCAGGTCCTGGAGAACCATTAAATCATAAGGATATTCATACTTTAATAAAGGGAGCGCATGATTTAGGGAGTGCCGTAAGAGTTTATACAGCTGGTAAACGACTTATAGACGAAACTATAA
The DNA window shown above is from Salipaludibacillus agaradhaerens and carries:
- a CDS encoding ribonucleotide-diphosphate reductase subunit beta; this encodes MTKLTERKLYDVTAPNASTGIILGESSNVLNWDDVRFSWAYPLYKNMLGNFWTPFEINMSSDVKQFSSLSETEEDAFKKIMGLLAFLDSIQTDYAMHVSKYLTDSSLNALMTVLAFQEVVHNQSYSYVLSSLVNKDEQDRIFEYWKHDPVLRERNDFIAEGYEAFVQNPTPRTLLESIVYDVILEGLNFYSGFSFFYHLARNQKMVSTSTMINYINRDEQLHVYLFANIFKELRNEFPELQTQEVDEFVQRTFVKAAELETKWAEYIIGDKIPDIPFQDLADYIKFMANKRVNELGIERPFEGYRSNPMRWIKVYEDINQGKTDFFEQKSRQYTKVSDDNGFDDL
- a CDS encoding anaerobic ribonucleoside triphosphate reductase — translated: MRELIETFEGIEQVSSESLKENANVDGHSPLGKMNTFASEVCKWYTDEFLLSEKVKEALADNILYIHDKDFYPTGTTTCSQIPLDKLLKNGFYTGHGRIRPPKSIQTALALAAIILQSNQNNQHGGQSFQKFDYDLAPYVRKSYESHKLRLTELYKESFTSEKELEQRAWEDTQEETFQACEAFIHNANSMHSRGGGQVPFVSINYGTDTSREGRLLIQELLKATKKGLGNGETPIFPIQIFKVKDGVNSQEGDPNYDLFIQAVTTTSRRLFPNFSFLDSPFNSQYDDGTPESEVAYMGCRTRVMGNIHGDDTTVGRGNISFSSLNLVRLALISEGDSEIFWRKLTQSFQIAITQLLERYEYQRKKKAAEFPFLFSQGIWTGGDTLHPDEEIESVIKHGSLSVGFIGLAEALVILTGKHHGESEESWELGKRIIQSMRDMADEATQTYKMNIGVIATPAEGLSGKFVGADREKFGTIKGVTDKDFYTNSFHIPVYYPISIYEKIRREAPFHDMCNAGHITYVEVDGNASQNTEALIQIIKQMKKEGIGYGSINHPVDQCLTCGYQGVMHHQCPACGENDENKLHKIRRITGYLVGDMKRWNKAKRQEEANRVKHGR
- the nrdG gene encoding anaerobic ribonucleoside-triphosphate reductase activating protein, coding for MHDSIVDGPGLRTVIFFAGCPHACPGCHNPESWSQANGRGYSVDELITIIDDYPMNNITFSGGEPMIQAKDILPLATSLKLSGKTIWCYTGYTYEWLVDYGSREQRDLLKLVDVLVDGPFIERLKDSTLLFRGSSNQRLLTLENGEIGKVNRYAFT